The proteins below come from a single Fodinicola acaciae genomic window:
- a CDS encoding nitrile hydratase subunit alpha: MSGDHSDAEISRRVRTLETLLEERGLVDGRVLDEALDAYLKRATPANGKKLVARAWLDEGFRTRLLADGNAAIAELGMSMGGGLQDQRLRVVANDEKTHNVIVCTLCSCYPIALLGPSPSWYKSEAYRSRVVRDPRGVLAEFGTDLDPGVEVTVWDSSAETRYLVVPRRPESTAGFSEEQLVDVVTRNGLIGTALV; encoded by the coding sequence GTGAGCGGCGACCACTCCGATGCCGAGATCTCGCGCCGGGTGCGCACTTTGGAGACGCTGCTCGAAGAACGTGGCCTGGTCGACGGCAGGGTGCTCGACGAGGCGCTGGACGCCTACCTGAAACGAGCGACGCCCGCCAACGGCAAGAAGCTCGTCGCGCGTGCCTGGCTCGACGAGGGTTTTCGCACGCGGTTGCTGGCAGACGGCAACGCGGCGATCGCCGAGCTGGGGATGTCGATGGGTGGCGGCCTGCAGGACCAGCGGCTCAGAGTCGTTGCCAACGACGAAAAAACCCACAACGTCATCGTTTGTACGCTGTGCTCCTGCTATCCGATCGCGCTGCTCGGTCCTTCGCCGAGCTGGTACAAGAGTGAGGCCTACCGGTCGCGGGTGGTCCGCGACCCGCGCGGCGTGCTCGCCGAGTTCGGCACCGACCTGGATCCCGGTGTGGAGGTCACGGTTTGGGATTCCAGCGCGGAAACGCGCTATCTGGTCGTGCCGCGCCGGCCGGAGTCGACGGCCGGTTTCTCCGAGGAACAGTTGGTCGACGTGGTGACCCGCAACGGTCTCATCGGCACGGCGCTCGTCTGA
- the uppS gene encoding polyprenyl diphosphate synthase gives MGLTDAAYEIYRRRLLRQLSGGPLPRHVGLIMDGNRRWARQAGFDNPSVGHRYGAEHVEDLLAWCAGLGIDHVTVFVASLDNLTSRADAEVRYLLELIETVVADLLSRPESRWQVHIAGRVDALPDSTAHALKCAVDATRDRADAGHVTIAVGYDGQLEIVDAVRALLLDSEKSLAELAETLTAEDIGRYLYSAGRPDPELIIRTSGEVRSSGFLLWQSAYSELYFCDAYWPAFRQIDFLRALRSYAARAGR, from the coding sequence ATGGGCCTGACGGATGCGGCGTACGAGATCTATCGGCGACGGTTGCTGCGGCAGCTTTCCGGCGGTCCGCTGCCGCGGCACGTCGGCCTGATCATGGACGGCAACCGGCGGTGGGCCAGGCAGGCCGGCTTCGACAACCCGAGTGTCGGTCACCGCTACGGCGCCGAGCACGTCGAGGACCTGCTGGCCTGGTGCGCCGGTCTGGGCATCGACCACGTGACGGTTTTCGTCGCCTCGCTTGACAATCTGACCTCACGCGCAGACGCGGAGGTGAGATATCTGCTTGAGCTCATCGAAACCGTGGTCGCCGACCTGCTTTCGCGTCCGGAAAGCCGTTGGCAGGTGCACATCGCCGGCCGGGTCGACGCACTGCCCGACTCGACCGCGCACGCGTTGAAGTGCGCCGTCGACGCGACCCGCGACCGCGCCGACGCCGGCCACGTCACGATCGCGGTCGGCTATGACGGCCAGCTGGAGATCGTCGACGCCGTACGGGCATTGCTGCTGGACAGCGAAAAGTCGCTTGCCGAGCTGGCCGAGACGCTGACCGCCGAGGACATCGGCCGCTATCTCTACTCCGCCGGCCGGCCGGACCCGGAGCTGATCATCCGCACCAGCGGCGAGGTGCGCTCGTCCGGTTTCCTGTTGTGGCAGTCGGCATATTCCGAGCTCTACTTCTGCGACGCATACTGGCCGGCGTTCCGGCAGATCGACTTTCTCCGCGCGTTGCGGTCGTACGCGGCACGAGCCGGCCGCTGA
- a CDS encoding SDR family oxidoreductase → MELGLDGKVALVGGASSGIGLGIATALAAEGVRVALGARRADLVRAEAERLDGAIGVDLDVRDAASTSAAVTEVTDRLGPVDILVLNGGGPPPATALEVTEEMARDAAELLLYGHLRLVAGCLPGMRERGWGRIVAVSSTSIDQPIENLATSGMFRSALAAYLKMLADQLATSGVTVNLLLPGRISTARVDDMDKRAAQAHDITVEEVQFRSQRSIPAGRYGTVQEFASAAAFLCSASAAYITGQRLRVDGGLVRGV, encoded by the coding sequence ATGGAGCTTGGACTTGACGGCAAGGTGGCGCTGGTCGGCGGCGCGTCCAGCGGCATCGGTCTCGGCATCGCGACGGCGCTCGCGGCCGAAGGCGTACGCGTGGCGCTCGGTGCGCGGCGAGCGGACCTGGTGCGCGCCGAGGCGGAGCGGCTCGACGGCGCGATTGGCGTCGACCTGGACGTACGCGACGCGGCCAGCACGAGCGCCGCGGTCACCGAGGTCACCGACCGGCTCGGACCGGTCGACATCCTGGTCCTCAACGGCGGCGGACCGCCCCCGGCGACCGCGCTCGAGGTGACCGAGGAGATGGCGCGCGATGCCGCTGAGCTGCTGCTTTACGGCCATCTGCGGCTGGTGGCCGGTTGCCTGCCGGGCATGCGCGAGCGCGGCTGGGGCCGGATCGTCGCGGTCAGCTCCACCTCGATCGACCAGCCGATCGAGAATCTCGCGACCTCCGGCATGTTCCGCAGCGCGCTCGCCGCGTACCTGAAGATGCTCGCCGACCAGCTGGCGACCAGCGGCGTGACCGTCAACCTCCTGCTGCCCGGCCGCATCTCCACCGCTCGTGTCGACGACATGGACAAACGCGCTGCTCAGGCGCACGACATCACGGTCGAGGAGGTGCAGTTCCGGTCGCAGCGGTCGATCCCCGCTGGCCGCTATGGGACCGTCCAGGAGTTCGCGTCGGCGGCCGCCTTCCTCTGCTCGGCCTCCGCCGCGTACATCACCGGCCAGCGTCTGCGCGTCGACGGAGGCCTCGTACGCGGCGTCTGA